The following proteins are encoded in a genomic region of Periophthalmus magnuspinnatus isolate fPerMag1 chromosome 21, fPerMag1.2.pri, whole genome shotgun sequence:
- the LOC117389050 gene encoding protein mono-ADP-ribosyltransferase PARP9-like isoform X1, with the protein MASNAPPPHTLDLALSGPSLHVARSSAQILLDLLRTRFHCEAQILGVDLTSNPGLRPHVAPEKRFEHILPSGVRVSVWKGDLANFSAEAVVNAANSQLHHAGGLALALAEAGGPQIQKESDDYVRTSGNVRTGEAVALGAGKLQCKAVIHAVGPQLSFRPTSYEVSVGTVQLERTIRSVLEIVEEKKFNTVAIPAISSGIFNFPLAECADVIVNTVMKFYGSILSHRFKPKEVLLVNIDDPTVQEMALACVRLMSPVPPSYSQVAGVAPQTRRAAKGAAPPPQVQLGAVCVILRKGRLEEEKTDVIVNTIGTDRKLSTGQVSRELLRKAGNKMQQEIYGAPYSGCVIITKGFKLSCKEVYHTCCPYKQQHGSDQALFTSVRDCLWNAVSSKHSSIAFPAIGTGNLGFKDTEVAQLMLNAVCDFTKSYPPPLNVHFVIFPSDVDRFKAFEKELRSLQTNVSQMSPPHNFSQGAQNFTPALPPKQASAASHGDRPEESPVVSPEPRLLLQSSSEENVTEARAWVTSLLHNKDNKVWIYNNFTQHLGDKQLQDLSNMEVYGVEVEELLEKGCSGFMVSGNRAEDIALTALTLEQKIQEAQMEYEDEEREELRRLTRRSQSPKGQTRENRREEVRGERSRVSRGDSSIKHLVEQLRSFGMETVKVERVKNPALERLFKLQKAQMPSHSSQTLLQLVSAQFCDTVGHIGFRPECAPPDDPSLGEGLYFAADVASALDTWTRLSDQFLYLFVAEVLKGKSGPGARGLVLGLGPGLDPGLDPGPGLGLAPETRYDSVESSKVTVVFSHLQAVPRFLLTCQRPGLKWD; encoded by the exons CCTCTAATGCCCCGCCCccacacactctggacctcgCTCTGTCTGGTCCATCCTTGCACGTCGCTCGCAGCTCCGCCCAAATCCTCCTGGACCTTCTCCGGACCCGGTTTCACTGTGAGGCGCAGATCCTCGGCGTAGACCTGACCTCGAACCCGGGACTCAGACCTCACGTGGCCCCGGAGAAGCGCTTCGAGCACATACTGCCCTCTGGTGTCCGAGTGTCCGTGTGGAAGGGAGATCTGGCAAACTTCTCGGCTGAAGCTGTGGTCAACGCCGCCAACTCCCAACTCCATCACGCCGGAggtctggctctggctctggccgAAGCCGGAGGGCCGCAGATTCAAAAAGAGAGCGACGATTATGTCCGGACCAGTGGAAATGTGAGGACAGGAGAGGCGGTGGCTTTGGGAGCGGGGAAACTTCAGTGCAAAGCCGTGATCCACGCCGTCGGACCTCAGCTGTCCTTCAGACCCACATCTTATGAGGTTTCAGTGGGTACAGTTCAGCTGGAGCGAACCATCAGGAGCGTGCTGGAAATAGTGGAGGAAAAAAAGTTCAATACAGTGGCGATTCCAGCCATAAGCTCCGGAATCTTCAACTTCCCATTGGCAGAATGCGCAGACGTGATAGTGAACACGGTCATGAAGTTCTACGGGAGCATCTTGTCACACAG GTTTAAGCCCAAAGAGGTTCTCCTGGTGAACATCGACGACCCCACAGTGCAGGAGATGGCGCTGGCGTGTGTCAGGCTCATGTCCCCCGTGCCGCCGTCCTACAGCCAGGTGGCAGGAGTCGCACCCCAGACCAGAAGAGCCGCTAAAGGGGCGGCTCCTCCTCCCCAAGTCCAGTTAGGAGCCGTGTGTGTGATCCTGAGGAAAGGACgcctggaggaggagaag ACGGATGTGATCGTGAACACCATCGGCACAGACAGAAAACTGAGCACGGGCCAAGTGTCCAGGGAGTTACTGAGGAAAGCTGGCAACAAGATGCAACAGGAGATCTACGGCGCCCCCTATAGTGGGTGTGTGATCATTACAAAAGGATTTAAATTAAGCTGTAAAGAAGTCTACCACACCTGCTGCCCCTATAAACAACAGCATGGATCTGACCAG GCGTTGTTCACGTCTGTACGGGACTGTCTGTGGAACGCTGTATCGTCCAAGCACAGCTCCATCGCGTTCCCGGCCATCGGCACCGGGAACCTGGGCTTCAAGGATACAGAGGTGGCTCAGCTCATGCTGAACGCCGTGTGTGACTTCACTAAAAGCTATCCTCCCCCTTTAAACGTGCACTTTGTCATCTTCCCCTCAGACGTGGATCGATTTAAG gCGTTTGAAAAAGAACTGAGATCCCTCCAAACAAACGTTTCCCAGATGTCGCCGCCTCACA ATTTTTCACAAGGAGCTCAGAACTTTACACCAGCTCTGCCCCCAAAgcaag CGTCTGCAGCGTCTCACGGGGACAGACCTGAGGAGAGTCCGGTGGTTTCCCCAGAGCCGCGTCTCCTTCTGCAGAGCTCCTCAGAGGAGAACGTCACAGAGGCCAGAGCCTGGGTCACATCTCTGCTCCACAACAAGGACAACAAAGTCTGGATCTACAACAACTTCACCCAGCACCTCGGAGacaaacaactgcaggacctgTCCAACATGGAg GTGTACGgcgtggaggtggaggagctcCTGGAGAAGGGTTGCTCTGGGTTTATGGTGAGTGGAAACAGGGCGGAGGACATCGCGCTCACAGCTCTGACACTGGAGCAGAAGATCCAGGAGGCGCAGATGGAGTACGAGGACGAGGAgcgggaggagctgaggaggctgaCCCGGAGGAGCCAGAGTCCGAAGGGTCAGACGAGGGAGAACcgcagagaggaggtgagaggagagaggagtcgTGTGTCCAGAGGTGACTCTTCAATCAAACATCTGGTGGAGCAGCTGAGGAGCTTCGGCATGGAGACCGTCAAG GTGGAGCGTGTGAAGAACCCAGCGCTGGAGAGACTGTTCAAGCTCCAAAAggcccagatgccctcccactccTCCCAGACGCTGCTGCAGCTCGTCTCTGCTCAGTTCTGTGACAcggtcggccatattggattcaGGCCCGAGTGTGCGCCTCCTGATG aTCCGTCTCTTGGTGAGGGGCTGTACTTTGCTGCAGATGTGGCGTCGGCTCTGGACACATGGACCAGACTCTCAGACCAGTTCCTTTATCTGTTTGTGGCTGAGGTCTTAAAGGGGAAGTCCGGGCCTGGTGCGcgcggtttagtcctgggtcttGGTCCGGGTCTTGATCCTGGTCTTGATCCTGGTCCGGGTCTTGGTCTTGCTCCAGAGACTCGCTATGACTCCGTGGAGAGTTCAAaggtcactgttgttttcagtcaCCTGCAAGCAGTGCCCCGATTCCTCCTGACCTGCcagagaccgggactaaagtgggactaa
- the LOC117389050 gene encoding protein mono-ADP-ribosyltransferase PARP9-like isoform X2: protein MASNAPPPHTLDLALSGPSLHVARSSAQILLDLLRTRFHCEAQILGVDLTSNPGLRPHVAPEKRFEHILPSGVRVSVWKGDLANFSAEAVVNAANSQLHHAGGLALALAEAGGPQIQKESDDYVRTSGNVRTGEAVALGAGKLQCKAVIHAVGPQLSFRPTSYEVSVGTVQLERTIRSVLEIVEEKKFNTVAIPAISSGIFNFPLAECADVIVNTVMKFYGSILSHRFKPKEVLLVNIDDPTVQEMALACVRLMSPVPPSYSQVAGVAPQTRRAAKGAAPPPQVQLGAVCVILRKGRLEEEKTDVIVNTIGTDRKLSTGQVSRELLRKAGNKMQQEIYGAPYSGCVIITKGFKLSCKEVYHTCCPYKQQHGSDQALFTSVRDCLWNAVSSKHSSIAFPAIGTGNLGFKDTEVAQLMLNAVCDFTKSYPPPLNVHFVIFPSDVDRFKAFEKELRSLQTNVSQMSPPHNFSQGAQNFTPALPPKQASAASHGDRPEESPVVSPEPRLLLQSSSEENVTEARAWVTSLLHNKDNKVWIYNNFTQHLGDKQLQDLSNMEVYGVEVEELLEKGCSGFMVSGNRAEDIALTALTLEQKIQEAQMEYEDEEREELRRLTRRSQSPKGQTRENRREEVRGERSRVSRGDSSIKHLVEQLRSFGMETVKVERVKNPALERLFKLQKAQMPSHSSQTLLQLVSAQFCDTVGHIGFRPECAPPDDPSLGEGLYSSSSPPPLLLLSLLSVFQIRLLVRGCTPPLCSSSSSPPLTPLCFRSVSW, encoded by the exons CCTCTAATGCCCCGCCCccacacactctggacctcgCTCTGTCTGGTCCATCCTTGCACGTCGCTCGCAGCTCCGCCCAAATCCTCCTGGACCTTCTCCGGACCCGGTTTCACTGTGAGGCGCAGATCCTCGGCGTAGACCTGACCTCGAACCCGGGACTCAGACCTCACGTGGCCCCGGAGAAGCGCTTCGAGCACATACTGCCCTCTGGTGTCCGAGTGTCCGTGTGGAAGGGAGATCTGGCAAACTTCTCGGCTGAAGCTGTGGTCAACGCCGCCAACTCCCAACTCCATCACGCCGGAggtctggctctggctctggccgAAGCCGGAGGGCCGCAGATTCAAAAAGAGAGCGACGATTATGTCCGGACCAGTGGAAATGTGAGGACAGGAGAGGCGGTGGCTTTGGGAGCGGGGAAACTTCAGTGCAAAGCCGTGATCCACGCCGTCGGACCTCAGCTGTCCTTCAGACCCACATCTTATGAGGTTTCAGTGGGTACAGTTCAGCTGGAGCGAACCATCAGGAGCGTGCTGGAAATAGTGGAGGAAAAAAAGTTCAATACAGTGGCGATTCCAGCCATAAGCTCCGGAATCTTCAACTTCCCATTGGCAGAATGCGCAGACGTGATAGTGAACACGGTCATGAAGTTCTACGGGAGCATCTTGTCACACAG GTTTAAGCCCAAAGAGGTTCTCCTGGTGAACATCGACGACCCCACAGTGCAGGAGATGGCGCTGGCGTGTGTCAGGCTCATGTCCCCCGTGCCGCCGTCCTACAGCCAGGTGGCAGGAGTCGCACCCCAGACCAGAAGAGCCGCTAAAGGGGCGGCTCCTCCTCCCCAAGTCCAGTTAGGAGCCGTGTGTGTGATCCTGAGGAAAGGACgcctggaggaggagaag ACGGATGTGATCGTGAACACCATCGGCACAGACAGAAAACTGAGCACGGGCCAAGTGTCCAGGGAGTTACTGAGGAAAGCTGGCAACAAGATGCAACAGGAGATCTACGGCGCCCCCTATAGTGGGTGTGTGATCATTACAAAAGGATTTAAATTAAGCTGTAAAGAAGTCTACCACACCTGCTGCCCCTATAAACAACAGCATGGATCTGACCAG GCGTTGTTCACGTCTGTACGGGACTGTCTGTGGAACGCTGTATCGTCCAAGCACAGCTCCATCGCGTTCCCGGCCATCGGCACCGGGAACCTGGGCTTCAAGGATACAGAGGTGGCTCAGCTCATGCTGAACGCCGTGTGTGACTTCACTAAAAGCTATCCTCCCCCTTTAAACGTGCACTTTGTCATCTTCCCCTCAGACGTGGATCGATTTAAG gCGTTTGAAAAAGAACTGAGATCCCTCCAAACAAACGTTTCCCAGATGTCGCCGCCTCACA ATTTTTCACAAGGAGCTCAGAACTTTACACCAGCTCTGCCCCCAAAgcaag CGTCTGCAGCGTCTCACGGGGACAGACCTGAGGAGAGTCCGGTGGTTTCCCCAGAGCCGCGTCTCCTTCTGCAGAGCTCCTCAGAGGAGAACGTCACAGAGGCCAGAGCCTGGGTCACATCTCTGCTCCACAACAAGGACAACAAAGTCTGGATCTACAACAACTTCACCCAGCACCTCGGAGacaaacaactgcaggacctgTCCAACATGGAg GTGTACGgcgtggaggtggaggagctcCTGGAGAAGGGTTGCTCTGGGTTTATGGTGAGTGGAAACAGGGCGGAGGACATCGCGCTCACAGCTCTGACACTGGAGCAGAAGATCCAGGAGGCGCAGATGGAGTACGAGGACGAGGAgcgggaggagctgaggaggctgaCCCGGAGGAGCCAGAGTCCGAAGGGTCAGACGAGGGAGAACcgcagagaggaggtgagaggagagaggagtcgTGTGTCCAGAGGTGACTCTTCAATCAAACATCTGGTGGAGCAGCTGAGGAGCTTCGGCATGGAGACCGTCAAG GTGGAGCGTGTGAAGAACCCAGCGCTGGAGAGACTGTTCAAGCTCCAAAAggcccagatgccctcccactccTCCCAGACGCTGCTGCAGCTCGTCTCTGCTCAGTTCTGTGACAcggtcggccatattggattcaGGCCCGAGTGTGCGCCTCCTGATG ATCCGTCTCTTGGTGAGGGGctgtactcctcctcctctcctcctcctctgctcctcctctcactcctctctgtgTTTCAGATCCGTCTCTTGGTGAGGGGCTgtactcctcctctctgctcctcctcctcctctcctcctctcactcctctctgttTCAGATCCGTCTCTTGGTGA